Sequence from the Phragmites australis chromosome 11, lpPhrAust1.1, whole genome shotgun sequence genome:
TGGAGCTCTTCTACAGGCTGTCGCAGCAGCTCCGACGAGCGGCGATTCGCTGCAGCGGGATCCGTTACGCTCAACTGTGAACGTGGGAGTCACGGCCTCCGGGTTCCACAGCTCGGGCCGTGGGAGTCATGGTCCACGGTGCACTTTGACGAGTCAACGTCGTCGCCCGCGTTGCTGTCCACGTAAGCCGGTCCACCACGGAAGACCGGACCGGCCTTCGCTTGCAGGTCTCCACCAGCAAGCCACTCCCCTTGGAACGAGCCAACTCGACCCCCTTGTGTTCGCGAGAACCACAAGAATGCCATCCTCGTCAGTCAGCCTGAGCGGGACGGGATGGCGTCGCCGTAAATACTTCTCATGCCGATCCCCTTCTCGGCCCCCCTCGCTTTACAAATATTCCCTTCGCGGCGCCCACCAGAAATTGGAGAAGCTCGCCGCAGTGCGGATTCCCGTTTAGCGGCGGCTACGGAGGCGAGGCGATGGGCCGCCCCCGCGATGGCcgcgccttcctccaccgcgcGCTTGTTTTCtcgtcgctgctgctcctcgccTCCGCCGAAGTCATCTTCGAGGAGCGATTCGATGGTACTGTACCTGTCCGCTGTCCCTATTATTTTAGTTACTAGTTTGGTGTCACTAGTTACTGGCTTACTGCTACTATCGGCAGTTCGATAGCTTCGGTTTATACTTCAGAAGAGGGCAAACTTAGTCTAGAGAGCTTTGTGTTACTGTGTTAACTGTTGATTGCGCGTTTTGGTATGCTCCTGGAGTCAAAGGGCAGCATCTGAGTTAGTGCAAGTTAACTAATGGCCGTGGCTATGTCATATCTTGTGCAATCCATGAACCTTTTCAGTAATCCATGTTGTTTTGCtcaattccttctttttttctggtggaccttttttttttgcctaatGAAATTGTGCAACATGCTAACATTTAGATGGGTGGGAGAGCCGTTGGGTGAAATCTGATTGGAAAAGGAGCGAAGGAAAAGCTGGAACGTTCAGACACACTGCGGGAACCTATTCTGGAGATCCTGATGATAAAGGTGAGGATTTGCATTCGCGCCATTTCAAGTAAAAATGGTCATATGAAAGGTGGAGCTTTATTATGATATAGTTTGTTTCACGCGTCATATGGTTATTTGTGTTTTGCAACCGTTTTCTCAGGTATACAAACAACTATAGATGCTAGGCATTTTGCTATATCGGCAAAATTCCCAGAATTTAGTAACAAGAACCGGACATTGGTGATTCAGTACTCAATAAAGATTGAGCAGGATATTGAATGTGGCGGTGCTTACATCAAGCTTATGTCTGGTTATGTCAACCAGAAGAAATTTGGCGGTGACACTCCTTACAGGTCAATTCACTACCTTATATCTTTGGTTATGAGGTTCCTTCATATAATGTTTAAAATAAAAgacatcatgaaaaatattgtgTCTACATGCAAATATAATACAAAATTGACCAAAATGTCTTAAAGTTTTCAATAAATCACCATAAGAAGCATTAAACCTTGCACCTAAGCCAGTTGTATTACCAGATAGTCAAATGCCCCATGCTTACCTGTAAATATGTTTACTGACACAATACCAGCAATGATTGGAGAATAATCTACAACTAGATGTTGACCTAAGCTGTATACACCATGAAATGATCAAATGACTTATGTATCCAGTCCAGTTGCTCTCCTTATTGGACTTTTAGTAGTTGTTCAGTCTGTCTAATCTTCTGCTGAGCTAACTGTCTTGACGTTTACTTCTGCAGCTTCATGTTTGGGCCTGATATATGTGGGGATCAGACAAAGAAGCTTCATCTCATACTTTCTTACCAAGGGCAAAAATATCCTATCAAGAAAGATCTAAAATGTGAAACAGACAAATTAACACATTTTTACACATTTATTCTTAGGCCTGATGCCTCTTATAGCCTCCTTGTTGACAATCGGGAGAGAGAATTTGGGAGCATGTATACTGACTGGGACATCCTCCCTCCTCGTAAGATCAAAGATACTAATGCAAAAAAGGTTTGAGGTTTGCTGGTGTGATCAAAGCAATATTATACTGAAATACAACGGTATTCTTTTCTTATACATGTGTTTCTTGCAGCCAAAAGATTGGGATGATAGGGAATATATTGAAGATCCTGATCAAGTTAAGCCAGAGGTCTGCTTTGTCATATTTCTCGTACTTAAGTGAACCGATTATTTAAATCAATAATTCTCTGTAACCTTTTACCTGCACTGCACTGACCAGGGCTATGATTCAATTCCTAAAGAGATACCTGATCCAAAGGACAAAAAGGTATATATTTCTGAGTTCTTACTTAACCATTTTATTGCCACATTGGTGATCCAGAAAACTtcttatttatttgaatttcgGTGTACAATCTCACACCTTTTTAGTTTATATTATGAGACAAAGGAATAAACAAATGTTTCCACTTGACCAATTCAAGCTATTTATATTTGCTTGCTACTTTTGAAACATCCTAGTCACTTTTCTTGAGTTGCTGGCTAGTTGGCAGCGATTTCTTAGCCAGCATGACTAAATGATTCTTCTAATGCtcgatgaatattttttaatattgtaaTTAGTAAATGCAACAATGTGATGCAAAACATTTTGTTCTTATGCTAAATCAGCCCGAGTCAtgggacgacgacgacgacggcatATGGAAGCCTAGAATGATTCCAAATCCAGAGTACAGGGGACCATGGAAGCGCAAGGTTCGTTTTCTTGACTAATTATCTTCTTGTAACCTTTTATTTGTTTGAACAATTATGTACTCTCACGTGCTTCTGCTCTCAGAAAATCAAGAATCCTAAATATAAGGGAAAGTGGAAGATCCCATGGATTGATAATCCAGGTGAGAAACATAGATCTGATCTCTTGTCTGTGCTATAGTAATGTCCCTTCCATATTCTTTTGTAGATTATGTCTACTGTTTGATGCATAACAGTTTTCTCCTACCAGTAATATCACTTCATATCTATTTTTGAACTGAACCTTGCACGCCTAACCTTCAAGAGTAAACATTACATGAACTATCTTCTGCAGAGTTTGAGGATGACCCAGACCTATACGTTCTGAAACCTTTGCAGTATGTGGGAATTGAAGTTTGGCAGGTAACCTTTGCAGTAGTAGTTGGTCGTGGGTTAACAGTCTCTAGTTCCTTGTGCTGGCTTCTTGTCGGCCTGCAACTTGTTTAGTTGGCATTCGTTGGCCTTGTAGCCCAATTTTTGCCTGTTTTTCTTTGTTCTGTTTCCCCGGTTTAGGGTCTTCTTTAATAAATTCACAGTAGGGGCTTCCCCTACTGTATTTccgtcaaaaaaaatatatatatagtagttgGTCAAAGATGCGATCGTAATTCTTGGTTGTATCAAATGACTTGAATCCTATCTGAACTTACTACTACTACTATATACAGGTGAAAGCAGGTTCAGTTTTTGACAACATTTTGATTTGTGACGACCCGGATTATGCAAGACATGTTGTAGACGAAACTTTTGCTGCAAATAAGGAGGTAGATGGGACATATTTATTAAGTTGATCCATGCTGTCTATTTCCCTGGGAACCGTTTGTCTCAGTTCATTTCTGTGCTGCAGGCTGAAAAGGAGGCCTTCGAAGGAGCTGAAAAGCGGAAGAAGGCTAGAGAAGATGAGGTTAGCGCGGTCTAGTCTGGTTGCTGTTATGTGTGTACTATTCTATGGAGTGGGACCAGTTAACAGGGGTTACTTTTCCACAGGAAGCACGGCGGGCGCGGGAGGAAGGGGAGAAACGAAGGCGAGAGAGGGATCGGGACCGTGGCAGGGACCATTACAGGAATAAATATAAAAGAGTACATTTCTTCTCTTTGCTATGTTGGATCCTCTTTTTCCCTGTTGCAATTCAGTTCGTTTTGTCCTTGTCATATAGGGAATTATCCTTTTGATTTGAAGTTTAGAATTTCATCCTCTTAATTTATCTCTTGCCTTCTCAAGGATTATCTGCCAAAAGTTTCAGGCTATAGGTCTTTGCTTTCCGGTAACTAACAAGTATAAACGATTGCATCGATGATGCAAACAAATAACACATATGTCCAGCACACCAATCAAGAATTTTAAACATCATGACTCCAGTGAACAAGTGTTCATAGCTGCATTGTGTGCTTAACTATTGATGCATAGTCAGTCAGCGATACGATAGCGCTCTAAATATCAACCATAAGCTGACATGCTCTTTCTTTCCTCTGCATTTGCAGCATCATAGGCACTACGACGATCATGTAAGTTGCAAAGCATCTTTGTTTGTTATCCTGTGACGACCTAACTTACCTAAGAAACAGTTTACTGACGGATATGAATTGTTGGTTCCATGTTCAGGACGAGCTATAGATATTTGCATTCTTTCAAGGGGTGCTAAACTGGTTACTGCTGGACATCGACTGTCGTCTTCTATGGAAATTGAACATGATGCTTGTGTCAATAAATTATGTCACTTCGGGGCAGAGCAAGTTGAAGTCCTTAACCATACGGTCGTAGTCGTGGAGAGCACACGTACAGATGTTGTATGCTGTACGCAGTACACCCGAATCAAATTGAAACGGTGATCTTAGCGATGGCATGAGATTCGCCATATCCCAGCTGTAAATTGGCCATGAAGTGTGAAGTCTGAAGTGTAGCACTGTCCTTGGTACTCTTAGATTTACCATGACGAGTTAAATGCATGCTGCTGATTTTCAGACTCCTTTTctgcttttttcttttttaacgtaagactccttttttttttcagttttcctTTTTATGATACCGCAAGTCACAGTGGtatataactatatatatgGCTGTTTGCTCCATTGGTGCTTGCATGTGTTATCCACGTGTCCAGTAGACGTAGCCATGCGCCGACAACTGCACAAGCGTATGCCCGATCCAAATCTGCTGCGTCTCCAGCGAGCAGCAGAGCGCCAGCGTGCACAGCCGTGGTGCAATGCTACGCGCGCCGCAGCCGCCACGCGGACACGGCACCGATCGATAGTCAGAGGAAACAGGGAAACAAGGAAAGAAGTTATCACTGTAGAGGATAAACAGTATTTTGCATTAGGATCCGTTCCTACCGGCGGATCAAAATTTAACGGATCGGATCAGACTCTACAGTAGCCAATAAACAGTAGTAAGGAGGTGCAAACAGTAAGCGAATTACTGTTTCTACAGTACTATATATAAGAGTTATAAGATTATGGTTGACTGCttgtatgaagataattttataatactaATAAGTGGATCTGTTTGTATAAGTAGATATAAAATTTACATTTGTTAGATCAGATCGCAGAGTGAAGCTCGAACTTTTAGATCAGATTAAGACTATATATTAAAAAACCATTGAATCAGATTTGCTATAGTATATAAAGacaaataaatatgttttttagatTTTACGTATCCACTATGTCAGGACTGAGGAGATGTAGGGAACCAAACGAACCCGTAAGCGCGTGGCCGGGCCGGGCCAGAATTGGCGCCGAGCCGCCGAAGTTGCCTGACCCAGCACCCGATCTCGGCCGTTGCTGTCCAATGCCGGTCGAATCTGACGGTCCGGTGCTATCAACCGTACACCTCGTCGACCTCGACCACGCGCAACACCAGGCGCCAGGGCGATATAAGCGCGTGGGCGGGCGCCCCAATCTGCGCTCGATTGTCTTGCCCTAAACCCGCTCGTTCTCGCCGTAAGCCCTCCGCGCTCCACAACCCATGGctctcctcccgccgccgcgtGGCCTGCCGCCAGGTCTCGTCTTCTACCCCTCGGACGCCGACCTGCTCTCGGCGTACCTCCGCCGCAAGATCGCGGGCGAGCCGCTCCCCGCCCCCGCGGCCAAGTTCTTCCACGACGCCGACGTCTACGCCGCCGACCCCAACACGCTCACGAAGGCCTACCAGGGTGCGCAGGGGAGCAGGCGCAAGGGAGGTTCTTGGTTCTTCCTCACCCACGCGAGGCCCAAGAACAGCAGCCGGCAGGTCGGGGACGGCGAGGGCGCGTGGTGCTCCGTCTCCGTGAAGGCCGGCGCCTGGGACGTGGTCGACGGCGAGGGCCACCGCGTCGGGCGCAGCCAGATGTTCGCGTACAAGCCCAAGAACATGAACGGCGGGAGCTCCGAGTGGTACATGGTGGAGTTTGCCGCCGAGGATCAAGAAGATTACCAGGGCCGTGGCGGCGAACAAGAACAGCCCGTGCTGGTTCTGTGCAAGATCTACCAGTCGCTTCCCTTCGGGCGCCGCGCTCATCCATGGATTCCACTGCATGCGCCGGGTTCCGTGACCTCTGTTTCTTGGACAGGGTGCAGCGCCAGCAATGAGTTTCGTGTCGCGCGCGAGCGGAACGCCCTATGCTTCTGATCTGCCGTCGGCATCGTCTTCTCTTCGCGGTGGCCTGGACTTCTCGGAGATTTTGATTAGTGCATATTAGGAGCGCTCCATGACTTGTCTGCATGTTTTGTTTCTACTGATGGGTGACCATGACCGAGACCTTGGCATCTTTTGAAGTTCTTTGACATCTTTAGTAGTTGCTTCGAACAATAGCCTATGCAGTCCAGAGTAGTGTAACTGTTGGAAGTTCAAATGTTTTTTCAGTCTGAATTTTGGGGTGTTTATGCAACCTCTTTGTGATTTCAAGAGATGTAATTGTGTAAGCATGCATCTGTTAACAAGAGATTATCGGTATTCCCTTTGATGATCTTCTTTTATATGTGACTCGTAAATAATCATATGTCCGTCTCTTTTGAAATGCCCAGATCTGTTATCATCTTTGAGTTCAGATGTTTATCATCTAGTAATTTAGTCGAGTGTAGTGTAACTGCTGAAAGTTCTAATGTTTATTCAATCTGAATTTCGGGATGTTTATGCAGTCTGTGTTTTCCTTGTGTAGTAGACATATGTAGTTGCTGCCAGTTGAGCTGAATTGGCTCATGCACAATATAAAGAGCCTTTTGCATCATTGATCTATGGGAAAAGTACATTTTACTCTCCTCAACAATCCCGTTTGTCCGGTCTAAAAAAATAATCCCGTTTGTCCGAATTGCCCCCAAGACAAAAACTTGACCCGATTTAGTCACCAAACTATTCAAATGTGCTCAATTTATCACctaatgaaatttatattttcTGTTTCTTCTCGTACCAATTgtattttaatttcaaatttcgTGGGATGCTAGAAGACATTATACCTTATgttagaaaaatatttataattccTCTATTTTTCATGCATTTCTGTACCTCACGGTTTAAAATAGTATAGAATAATCATAATCTATGAATATGACAACAAAGTTTTTTTTGTAATGTAGGGTTTAATGTCTTCCATCGTCCCACAAATTTTGTGCTTAAACCAAAACTTGTATGAGAAAAAAGACAATTTCATTAGGGGGTAAATTGACCACATTTGAATAATTCGGTGGAATAAATCTAATCAAGTTTTTGTCTAGGAGGCAATTCGGACAAACGGGATTGTTGTGTAGTAAAATGaacttttttatcatgtgaCCCCTTTAATCATCCTTTTTTTATCTCTGTATGTAGGCCTAAATTTGTTATCATCATGGAGTTTGCACTGTGTTTTTCTGATGACCTAGAAAAAGCTATTTTGAAACCCCAGCTTGTGAATGGATCTTCAGGCTCTCAAGACTATAAACTAGAATGAAACGACAACTTAACATAAGTAAACTCTGCTgcatgtgaacattggcaacaTTGACACTGTTCTAGCTAATGGCCACACTGCAATATGATTTCAAGATATTCTTCTCTCACAATCAGCAACCAAGCCAGATTCATGCCAAGCATAACACCGGAAGGTCGATCTATCAGACTTCGTCCAATACTGCAGATGCACAAATTCTTCCACGGATGCTAGGTGCAATCCGAACCCTCGATGAACGCTCGAATGTAGCTAGCATCAGTTTTAATTTATCCTCGCGTGGTTGAAGGAGATGCTGCTGCTGGATGGAATGCTTCCGGGATCTCAATTGCAACGTGCTCCCACAAGCAAAGAAGGATTCCAAATATGACGTCGATGTGATCATAGTAGGATGGATGTTGAGAATGGGGTTGTCATCGGTTGCTTGTCTTCCCTTAGGTTCATCTCACGTCGATCAACTCGTACCCAGTGGACCAACAATACAAGCCACAACCTGTGTGATTTACATCCGATTAGCGGTGTTAATCAGCCCAAATCATTCCCTTTTTTTCATTAAGAAGGATTATACTCTTCAACCACACAGGTGCTGAACAGCGTCTCCGAGGATAGACGCAGCGGATGAACCCTTCCCTACCAAACTAAATCATCTCAACTCAAAAACCAGCCCACTAAAACCGGTTTGAGACCAAACCATTAGCAAATTTAATTAGCATGGCATTTTTCTCGCATAGTCTCGCACGGCTTGTGAAACAGCACCCTTCACTTCACCGTGAATCTCCTCCCAAACAGTGAAACAGATCAAGCAACCAGCTGCATCCATGGCCTTATTGACGTCGACAGAAACATCAAACATCCTCTGAGAAGTCCAACATCCGGATCACCAAGTCCAGAAGAAACGCATTGCAGCCTTTTCTTTCCGGACATTATCAAGCAGTCACGTCATAAACCGAGCACAATCTCAGTTGGCTACGGTTTTACGATGGAACCTGCTCACTCGGATTGCTGTCTCGACACCAGCCGCGGTGGGTTCACTCTTTTAATAATAGATGTacatagttaaaaaaaatattcgaTAATCAAGCTAGATTATATATTTGGGTTATCATAAGTTAATTGAGTTTTGAAATAGGGGAGTGTGATAGTGAGAAAATGTTCAGGAAAATCTGAATAGTATGTTGAGTGAGAATACAACacataatttaaaaaattaataactatTGACATCTACATCTATTCTATATGAtatatagtatttttaaaaaaaattagatatataGATGTACACATATACATAACGTAGACCTACCACTGGACACAATGCTTACATTTATAAGATGACTACGTATATTTTTCACGCACTATTGGTCCATAGATCAGAAGTTCACTTCcttgtagaaaaaaaaaatcaagtgtgGCTTGACGCAGAGCCGACTCCCAAAAAACAGACTCCCTCACCCATCTCGTTATGAATAGACATCTTTTAAATATAACTATGTGATCAATTATCAAGGGTTGTATCTATCGAGAAAGGGTATCTCGCTAATAGATATGTCATCTTATCATATCCATTTAACataataaatatgtaaacattatcatcaatgaaaacaAGCAATAGTTCTTTCTGCTCTCTATTATCTCTATCTTCTATCAACTCACAATACGTTATCAGCACAAAGCTCACCACTCCGCTAATTAGGCCGCATGAATAACGGTAAGCATTGCCATGGTTTCATCATCTCAAAGAGATCATCGTTCTGCGTCTGGAAGATGGTGAGTGGCCAAGGTGCTGCAACATATCGGCCACCGATTACACCATTCGTAGGTCGATCTTAAATAGAAGGCAAACAATGATGGACGAACATTAGAGAAAGCGATTGATCACCAATCGGAAAAGAACACAAGTGGCTCGAAGGCCGTTgcacagaagaagaagaagaacgagGCACGAAGGCATCATTGATTCCGCTAGGGACACATCAACAGAGTAAGAACATTACAAGATAAGCATCAAGGCGTTCTTGCGCTCAAAGACTATGCCGTATATCTTTTTCCTCCACTTTGATTGAGGACACCATCTTCAACAGCGTCTCTCACCCTTCTCTGTCGCTGGCACGCACGGATCAGAGCCCTCGCCGGTCTCCACGCACCTCCACGCGCTTCTCTGCTGGCATCCCACGCGAGACCCCTCACCGGCCAGCGTGAGACACCACCGGCACTCACGCTCATTCATGCGGCTCACGCTCATTCATGCGGCGCCATCCATTGGCCACCTAGCCACCTCATCGGTAGGGGCTGCCGCCCTGGCGGCGGTAGTAGCAGCCATGCCAAGGCCCACTCGCCAACCTCTTGCCTCATCCCTGTCCAACCCTCATCTAGCAATGAGATTTAGGGATGGGGATGCCATTTCCAATGATGGATCTAGCGGCGGAGGTCACCACGTCTCAACGCGTGCCTCTACATGTGCCTTCACCCGCCGACCTACGCCACCGTGCGAACCACCACCGATCCCAATAGGTGCCTCTGCGCGCACGGCTCGATCGGCTACTCTACGCTAGTAGCACGTAACAGCGGCCGGCCTCGATATCCACGACCATGCCACCGTGGCGGGCTTTGGCCCCATGGTCGGACCATCCTTCACCGTCGGTGCCACTACGTCGACCTTCTTCACCGCGGTCGTGCCATACTCCAACTGGGTTGGGACCACAGACATGGCAGACCTAATCCCCTTCACCTTTGCTGCAAACAGCGCCACCATGGCAGCAAGCCACGGTATCCCATCGAccttcaccacctcctcctcaccggCTCCACCGATGAAGCCCACGGAGAGGACGGTGGCGCCCACCGGCATTGCTTCGGTGCCCGACCCCGACAGATTCACTCGGATCTCTTCGAGCCATGGTGGCACTACAAGGTGGCGACACGATGACTCAGGGATGCGACAGCGCGAACCACCCTTCGGCGGTGGGGGCGCACAGTGAAGAGAAGGGCCAAAAGGTTGGATCCAACCCTAACCGCCGACCTCTTCTTATATATGGGGCGAGGAGGGGAGCCCGCATGGTCCTGATTTACTTGGCCTTGcgcgaaaagaaaagaaaaaaaacctcTCCTGGTGGTTTGGGCCGGGAATTAAAGGGCTTCGACCCAAATTCATTTTTAGGCCTCATACAAATTTTCAATGGCTAGCTATTTCCATTCAAGCCCTCTAGGTCCCAATAAATAGCTCATATAAATAGTGTTGTATGTATTATTTCTGTTATTATAATTGTATCAATTTATGTACCTTTATGAATAAGCATTTCTAGACCCAAtgagtgctagatttacaacATGTTTCATGTGTTTGTATCTCCACATTCCCAAAAACATGTCTTTGCCATTCCATACTTttaaattcttgcaatttacttttatATTGCAATTGATTACTCTCATTTAAACCCAAAATTGCTTCATAAAAGCACAAAATGCTTAATTAAAAGTAGACTTTAATGTAGAATTTTAAATGATTGCCTCCATTTAGtatttgtgaaacacaaggtaatagaacAATAGCATCTACTGCATATTTGCAGATTATCCACTATTACTGTGAGGTCTACATATTATCATtttgacttaatgattacctTGAACGTGTCCTTTTAAATATTCTACTTAGCATAACATAAGGTAATAATAACATAAGTATCTACTGATAAATATTAGATTATACCTCCTACTACTGCGATATCTACACCATATTTGGTGATTACCTTTAACGTGTTAGCTACATCATTTGAGGTATACACTATGTACTTCaaatttcaacttgattttacAAATTATGCAtaattattacaacattatcatgatgatttttaatttacttatagtaaattaatcaaatctatgatCAAATTCATATATGATACAATGACTAACTAAGAGTTTGATGAACTCACGCTTGat
This genomic interval carries:
- the LOC133884615 gene encoding calreticulin-3-like, whose translation is MGRPRDGRAFLHRALVFSSLLLLASAEVIFEERFDDGWESRWVKSDWKRSEGKAGTFRHTAGTYSGDPDDKGIQTTIDARHFAISAKFPEFSNKNRTLVIQYSIKIEQDIECGGAYIKLMSGYVNQKKFGGDTPYSFMFGPDICGDQTKKLHLILSYQGQKYPIKKDLKCETDKLTHFYTFILRPDASYSLLVDNREREFGSMYTDWDILPPRKIKDTNAKKPKDWDDREYIEDPDQVKPEGYDSIPKEIPDPKDKKPESWDDDDDGIWKPRMIPNPEYRGPWKRKKIKNPKYKGKWKIPWIDNPEFEDDPDLYVLKPLQYVGIEVWQVKAGSVFDNILICDDPDYARHVVDETFAANKEAEKEAFEGAEKRKKAREDEEARRAREEGEKRRRERDRDRGRDHYRNKYKRHHRHYDDHDEL
- the LOC133884146 gene encoding NAC domain-containing protein 68-like translates to MALLPPPRGLPPGLVFYPSDADLLSAYLRRKIAGEPLPAPAAKFFHDADVYAADPNTLTKAYQGAQGSRRKGGSWFFLTHARPKNSSRQVGDGEGAWCSVSVKAGAWDVVDGEGHRVGRSQMFAYKPKNMNGGSSEWYMVEFAAEDQEDYQGRGGEQEQPVLVLCKIYQSLPFGRRAHPWIPLHAPGSVTSVSWTGCSASNEFRVARERNALCF